In Plasmodium malariae genome assembly, chromosome: 11, the following proteins share a genomic window:
- the GPI1 gene encoding phosphatidylinositol N-acetylglucosaminyltransferase subunit GPI1, putative: MNDTKYRLVQSACLRIFFPDDFQIINKKDKHYLYGIAQEDTYVTIHVTPKHIEKFEVKKEHLVEEEWKNFRIFGELIFMNNSEELQKRDCSECYHCNGCRSCNVPDYIFLIYYKDKPVFIRRSRDQGWELSALFILYNSKKYTYNISDDHVDSLRREQQKEWRKEQQKEWRKEQQKEWRKERRKDNKKNGEKNSKKNGEKNNKKNGEKNSKKNGEKNNKKNGEKNSKKNGEKNSKKNGEKNNKKNGEKNSKQIREKYNYVNESSYQNEAVNCNTVGGDNLNNDHFNYDIDNSDTYSTDEHDKGIQNIKDETNGEYCEEVPKDSISNISKEEKQACSCSGELDLHTTNLASGLKGERAEGKKEDEAGEREGENGGQGNKSVIHNIEENKSLQSLNIGYIISLINKKYVYAQGLEKWGNDSNTNNYKKKEDEKVEVKEEVKEEVKEEVKEEVKEEVKEEVKEEVKEKVKEEVKEEVKEEVKEEVKEEVKEEVKEEVKEEKKGKKQNLFSPLSLTLFFIYIICLISRSMYYAFCIPNVLNEYVFQKKKINTLIMIKEKSLLHSEWYHIFCNLIENKNREQHHKYKQILLIRLFNLLVDVFCGVTLFCLINFNKINIYFIHERIKILYDTSTLTSILGTLLQNPFGVKLNNNFTSFIGSVIVSILDKWDYFNNVFPLRMPSVVYMFKASSLLGLSFFLAVLIDFIRLITLHVTLIFFFLKKICSIFHSNIYSLYLLFNGKKWNILKLRVDTNYYTNEEVILGTILFTILIFLYPTIFVLFCVFGIIYFIINRVIYVLSILKEILLYSPFYILFLRCSSNQYISKGIKLTKCHYVEDEELKNFPKSNYLLLENVHFLFSDKIKLFMNVFINYVSCK; encoded by the exons atgaATGATACAAAATATAGATTAGTACAAAGTGCATGTTtgagaatattttttccagATGACTTTCAAATAATCAATAAAAAGGACAAGCATTACCTTTATGGAATTGCACAGGAGGATACATATGTTACTATACATGTAACACCTAAGCAC ATAGAAAAATTTGAAGTAAAGAAAGAACACTTGGTGGAGGAGGAATGGAAAAATTTTCGAATTTTTGGTgagttaatttttatgaacaattcAGAAGAATTACAGAAAAGAGACTGTTCAGAATGCTACCATTGTAACGGTTGTAGGAGTTGCAATGTACCTGACTACATTTTTCTGATTTACTATAAAGACAAACCTGTATTTATAAGAAGGAGTAGAGATCAGGGATGGGAACTAAGTgccttatttattttgtataattccaaaaaatatacttacaATATTTCCGATGATCATGTGGATAGCTTA AGAAGAGAACAACAAAAAGAATGGAGAAAAGAACAGCAAAAAGAATGGAGAAAAGAACAACAAAAAGAATGGAGAAAAGAACGGAGAAAAGACAACAAAAAGAATGGAGAAAAGAACAGCAAAAAGAATGGAGAAAAGAACAACAAAAAGAATGGAGAAAAGAACAGCAAAAAGAATGGAGAAAAGAACAACAAAAAGAATGGAGAAAAGAACAGCAAAAAGAATGGAGAAAAGAACAGCAAAAAGAATGGAGAAAAGAACAACAAAAAGAATGGCGAAAAGAACAGCAAACAGAttagagaaaaatataactatgtTAACGAAAGTTCATATCAAAATGAAGCTGTAAACTGTAACACAGTCGGAGGTGACAATCTCAATAATGATCATTTCAACTATGACATAGACAATAGTGATACATATAGCACAGATGAACATGACAAGggtattcaaaatataaaggaTGAAACGAATGGTGAATATTGTGAAGAGGTGCCAAAGGATAGTATATCGAATATTTCAAAAGAGGAGAAACAAGCATGTTCATGTTCCGGCGAGCTCGATTTACATACAACCAATTTGGCAAGTGGGTTAAAAGGGGAAAGAgcagaaggaaaaaaagaagatgaaGCAGGAGAGAGGGAGGGAGAGAACGGAGGACAAGGAAATAAATCAGTGATCCACAAtattgaagaaaataaatcattGCAGTCCTTGAATATAGGCTATATAATTTCcttaattaacaaaaaatatgtttatgcaCAAGGGTTAGAAAAATGGGGGAACGATAGTAAtactaataattataaaaaaaaggaggacGAAAAAGTAGAAGTGAAAGAGGAAGTAAAAGAGGAAGTAAAAGAGGAAGTAAAAGAGGAAGTAAAAGAGGAAGTAAAAGAGGAAGTAAAAGAGGAAGTAAAAGAGAAAGTAAAAGAGGAAGTAAAAGAGGAAGTAAAAGAGGAAGTAAAAGAGGAAGTAAAAGAGGAAGTAAAAGAGGAAGTAAAAGAGGAAGTAAAAGAGgagaaaaaagggaaaaaacaaaacctATTTTCTCCCCTCTCATtgactttattttttatttatatcatttgtCTTATCAGCAGATCAATGTATTACGCATTCTGCATACCGAAcgttttaaatgaatatgtttttcagaagaaaaaaattaatacgttaataatgataaaagaaaagtCTTTATTACATTCCGAGTGGTATCacatattttgtaatttaattgaaaataaaaacaggGAACAAcatcataaatataaacagatATTATTGATTCGACTCTTTAACTTATTAGTTGATGTATTTTGTGGTGTCACCTTATTTTGTCTTATTAactttaacaaaattaacatttattttattcacgAAAGGATAAAGATATTATACGATACGAGTACACTAAC GTCTATATTAGGTACATTATTACAGAACCCCTTCGGTGTGAAGTTGAACAACAACTTTACTTCATTCATTGGAAGCGTCATTGTGTCGATTTTAGATAAATG GGACTATTTCAATAATGTATTTCCACTGAGAATGCCGTCAGtagtatatatgtttaaagcTTCATCCTTATTAGGCTTGTCTTTTTTTCTCGCTGTTCTCATTGACTTCATAAGGCTTATAACTCTGCAT GTtacacttattttttttttcttaaaaaaaatatgttcaatttttcacagtaatatatattctctttatttgttattcAA tgGAAAAAAATGGAACATATTAAAGCTTAGGGTAGACACGAATTACTACACCAATGAGGAGGTTATACTGG GCACCATCTTATTCACGatactaatatttttatacccGACAATTTTTGTACTCTTTTGCGTTTTTGGGATTATCtactttataataaata GGGTTATATACGTGTTGTCTATTTTAAAGGAAATCCTGTTATATTCCCCATTTTACATTCTCTTCCTGAGGTGTAGTAGTAACCAATATATTAGCAAAGGAATAAAGCTAACCAAAT GTCATTATGTG GAGGATGAAGAATTGAAGAATTTTCCAAAATCAAACTACTTGCTCTTAGaaaatgttcattttttatttagtgataaaataaaattatttatgaacGTTTTCATTAATTATGTAAGCTGTAAATAA
- the PmUG01_11044800 gene encoding conserved Plasmodium protein, unknown function — translation MHILANAVRPHYGKGWFYKLTISYSSYIIYGSKYNLKDSSIKGMYDGTKSNNDEFHWVSEKGSEVQSSGTKWKDNLGAVISNNSENNEDNYVNLFTDKIIIEKNLKTNKVFSIYTNSYIPKESEHILILSLKKLKEYEKIKDKVKLSVYIYELQNLSKSKISFNVLKKIEIINNLFEHINANIEHASPSLLLSTSISYKRIHLNKYTYFKNILRAICNNIKVHKSNKLSKLLINEDRSNKDDYQYTIELLKKEKKKNKNKINMVNVYTNHLNNSALCYILYSYSTLFTTSNAYVLYICKYILLNVGNLNCLDMLSLLYYIRRSNVKVRGANMFLCRSEGLSGSFGSRLRRSSSDSSSGMVEGHEQNHFDKAVDELSSNKLKSQCKSINSFTMSDEMNRKAVKSRVIETNHKGKYDEYKNTYMKILRTIIHLINKRKIFLENSNISVLILYYYFKMNFIPIQIFYKFHYKIKKNIKKIDIKYLSLYLYILSSIKFDLGYYKFIYKYLTSIFQNREKEFNMLSLCLSFYSLSKNGYYDETFVRCCVGLFRTFAGSLNNVNITNIIYTLGKLKIRDEELLDILCDILMKRQDNISAINLSLTVHNLSKLNYKNEIFFKMCLEKGKELLSTFTTKQLVIFGEGMIINNTYDYEFMQVFFNQLIEMEYKDTATFVNNNDMNNNDMNNNDMNSNYMKNNHMKNNNNIKNTNYKKKHILSTICFSLALERENFVNQFPLSIKTFISKNLNNIIQSKSISNIHDEIVSILNYLNIENFEIVKQKKPYVFDIFIKGDQNIYIDILSPCKYLTNSVYLNGFIELKKRHMKLLNANYYYFNKKNYLSLESLDEKIIFIKNFLQNVCSYNFNYVNKMKEEKKKEIQNFLLLNANEHGHPFVQIYYEQNGHQKKGNITNDKKSSIKNRDYYLLPSYANVENIKKKIFKKKMHQINFEQPLIKKQQIFIHYDDDALLNRSKMDLLNTTMSISDSNILYDEEQAREQAGGKQSPIPFKNDFKEKFLFKKKCHGLSKWEYFDERTGKIIIKKRI, via the exons ATGCATATACTAGCAAACGCAGTGAGACCACACTATGGCAAGGGTTGGTTCTACAAACTTACGATTAGTTACTCCtcgtatattatttatggctctaagtataatttaaaagatagTTCGATAAAAGGAATGTATGATGGTACtaaaagtaataatgatGAGTTTCATTGGGTAAGTGAGAAGGGAAGTGAAGTACAAAGTAGTGGAACTAAATGGAAAGATAACCTTGGAGCGGTTATTTCAAACAACAGTGAGAATAATGAAGATAATTATGTAAACCTATTTACTGATaagataataatagaaaaaaatttaaagacCAACAAAGTGTTCTCTATATATACGAATAGTTATATACCTAAAGAGAgtgaacatatattaattttaagtcttaaaaaattgaaggaatatgaaaagataaaagataaagtaaaattaagtgtttatatatatgaattgcAAAATTTGAGTAAATCTAAAATAAGCTTTAacgttttaaaaaaaatagaaataattaataatctTTTTGAACACATTAATGCAAACATAGAACATGCATCCCCTTCTTTGTTACTGTCAACGTCCATAAGTTACAAGCGAATAcatttaaacaaatatacatactttAAGAATATACTGCGTgctatatgtaataatataaaagtgcATAAAAGCAATAAGCTAAGTAAgcttttaataaatgaagacAGAAGTAATAAAGATGATTATCAGTACACCATTGAATTacttaaaaaggaaaaaaaaaaaaataaaaataaaataaatatggtaaatgtatatacaaacCATCTCAATAATAGCGccttatgttatatattgtaCTCCTACTCCACCTTATTTACTACATCTAATGCATATGtactgtatatatgtaaatatatccTATTGAATGTGGGTAATCTCAACTGCTTAGACATGTTGTCCCTGCTGTATTACATACGTAGGTCCAATGTGAAAGTTAGGGGAgcaaatatgtttttatgcAGAAGTGAAGGATTGAGCGGAAGTTTTGGTAGTAGATTGAGACGTAGTTCGAGTGATAGTTCTAGCGGCATGGTCGAAGGGCACGAACAAAATCACTTCGATAAAGCGGTGGATGAGTTGTCAAGTAATAAGTTAAAATCGCAGTGTAAGAGCATAAATAGTTTTACAATGAGCGACGAAATGAATAGAAAAGCTGTAAAGAGCAGAGTAATTGAAACAAATCACAAGGGCAAGTACGATGAATACAAAAATACGTACATGAAAATTCTGAGAACCATTATTCACcttataaataaaaggaaaatctttttagaaaattcaaatatatcagtactaattttatattattattttaaaatgaatttcATACCAATCcagatattttataaattccattataaaataaaaaaaaatataaaaaaaattgatatcaAATACTTGTCTTTATATCTGTACATTTTGAGTAGCATTAAATTTGACCTTGGCTActacaaatttatttataagtatttaACGTCAATTTTTCAAAACAGAGAAAAAGAGTTTAACATGTTGTCTTTGTGTCTATCCTTTTACTCGCTTTCCAAAAACGGATATTATGACGAGACCTTTGTGAGATGCTGTGTAGGGCTATTTCGAAC GTTTGCAGGAAGCCTGAATAATGTAAACATAACTAACATAATATACACACTagggaaattaaaaataagagaCGAAGAATTGCTGGATATATTATGcgatattttaatgaaaagacAAGACAACATATCAGCAATAAATTTAAGCTtaactgttcataatttatcaaaattaaattataaaaatgagattttttttaaaatgtgtcttgaaaaaggaaaagaattattaagtACCTTTACAACAAAACAGCTGGTTATATTTGGTGAGggaatgataataaataatacatacgATTATGAATTCATGcaagttttttttaatcagCTTATAGAAATGGAATATAAGGATACTGCTacttttgttaataataacgatatgaataataacgatatgaataataatgatatgaatagtaattatatgaagaataatcatatgaagaataataataatataaagaatactAATTACAAGaagaaacatatattaagtaCAATTTGCTTCAGTTTAGCCCTGGAAAGAGAAAATTTTGTGAATCAATTTCCATTATCAATTAAAACGTTCAtatcaaaaaatttgaataatataatcCAGAGTAAAAGTATAAGCAACATACATGACGAAATTGTAAGTATactaaattatttgaatatcGAAAATTTTGAGATagtaaaacagaaaaaaccGTATGtgtttgatatatttattaaaggagatcaaaacatatatatcGATATACTATCCCCGTGTAAATATCTTACAAATTCGGTATATTTAAATGGAtttatagaattaaaaaaaagacatatgAAATTGTTAAATGCgaactattattatttcaataaaaaaaattatttatctttGGAAAGCTtagatgaaaaaataatttttattaaaaacttTTTGCAAAATGTCTGTTCATATAATTTCAACTATGtgaataaaatgaaagaagagaaaaaaaaagaaattcaaAATTTCCTTCTTCTTAACGCGAATGAACATGGTCATCCTTTTGTACAAATttattatgaacaaaatggACATCAAAAGAAAGGAAATATTACAAATGATAAGAAGAGCTCAATTAAAAACAGAGATTATTATCTGTTACCTTCCTATGCGAATgtggaaaatataaaaaaaaaaatttttaaaaaaaaaatgcaccAAATAAATTTTGAGCAAccgttaataaaaaaacagcAAATATTCATTCATTATGATGATGATGCTTTGTTAAATCGGAGCAAAATGGATTTATTAAATACGACCATGTCTATTTCTGACTCAAATATATTGTATGATGAGGAACAGGCAAGGGAACAGGCGGGGGGGAAGCAGTCGCCCATTCCGTTTAAAAAcgattttaaagaaaaatttttattcaaaaaaaaatgccaTGGGTTAAGCAAATGGGAATATTTTGATGAAAGGAcaggaaaaattataatcaaAAAGAGGATATAA
- the PmUG01_11044900 gene encoding trafficking protein particle complex subunit 6A, putative, translated as MSEGKISKTSLLLLIYEIININIDLLKNNEYEFSSFSSSSDHHQEDRNEKRLPYENEEEKENEKERNKINNNTNNNNNNTNCNNGNTNSNNNNKGNRNSNNNNKCNRNSNNNYYDSNNDSNNDSNNDSNNDSNIDSNNEMSNNNIYGQHYNERDRIINNLMYLENNNEEKNYINILSSKFKDMGKSIGIKLIERMLIYKNEFNDVKDILKFIGRDIWFILFNKNADKIQTYKKGVYIVVDNDIGMYLKHLLIDETNQKNNFIHYFLILIIGIIKGILKRFRIKGYVTYNLNYPHCSFQINIIDD; from the exons atgagtGAAGGGAAAATATCAAAGACAAGTCTATTACTGttaatttatgaaataattaatataaatattgaccttttgaaaaataatgaatatgaGTTTAGCAGCTTTAGTAGCTCCTCAGATCATCATCAAGAAGACCGCAATGAAAAGAGGTTACCCTATGAGAATGAGGAGGAgaaggaaaatgaaaaagaaaggaacaaaataaataataacactaataacaataataataatactaattgCAATAATGGTAATactaatagtaataataacaataaaggTAAtcgtaatagtaataataacaataaatgtaatcgtaatagtaataataattattatgatagCAATAATGACAGTAACAATGACAGTAACAATGACAGCAACAATGACAGCAATATTGATAGCAACAATGAAATGAgcaataataacatatatggACAACACTATAATGAGAGAGatagaataattaataatcttatgtatttagaaaataataatgaagaaaaaaattatataaatattttatcaagTAAATTTAAAGATATGGGTAAAAGTATAggtataaaattaattgaaCGCATgttgatatataaaaatgaattcaaCGATGTTAaggatattttaaaatttataggAAGAGATATAtggtttattttatttaataaaaatgctgataaaatacaaacatacaaaaAAGGTGTATATATTGTTGTGGATAACGATATAGGCATGTATTTGAAACATCTTTTAATTGATGAGACAAatcagaaaaataattttattcattattttttaattttaattattggCATTATTAAAGGAATACTAAAGAGATTTAGGATAAAGGGCTATGTGACTTATAACCTGAATTACCCTCACT gcTCCTTtcaaataaacataattgACGACTAA